ACCAATGTTCGTTCAACTTGCGCTTTGGTATCTGCACTTACTGTTCACAGGGCGGATTCGGTTACTTAGGATTGTCGGCACATAAAAAACCAAtagaagtgaaaaaaaaaaatggaagacTAAACTGGAAAAGAATGTATGGGTCATAAACGCACGGATGTGTGAAACGTCCTGATAAATGCAACAATATTTGTACCTCATAATTTGCACTTGTTATAATATAAAGCAAATCACTTAGCGTACACTGCATTAAAATTACATTAAACATTAGTTCTACACATGCGGAAGAGATGGAGGTACATATTATTCTGGTGATGaagaataaaggaaaaatacaCTTGAACACCAACAGAgaggaaaagtaaaatatAGTAAAAATTAAAGTAAAGTGAAATTAGAATTCACAGAACATAGTTGAGATGGTTCGAGACACAGGAAACGATGCCTCCTGTGAAGTAGTTTGGTAGTTTGATAGTTTGGATTTAAGTGGTTCCATGTCACGactaaaataaaagagtaCATAGTTAGGAAGAGATATTAATAATAGACTAAAAGTAAGAAGTGGAGGGGAAATACAATGatgtagaagaaaaaggggattataagaaaatagaaaatgaaacaattttttttcaaaagggGAGGCCAGAGATGATAATCTGTCCATCCATTAATTAAAAGAGATTAATTAGTATAGTAATtcgttcttttcttgttgattttttttttatttgtttattcTGACAGGTTTTTGGGTGCATTTTGTTTAGGCAGCGGTCTGCTGAGGAAGAGATTCATCCGGTTGGTGTCCAGTTTGttcgtcttcttccacAACTTCCTCCTCTTGTTCGGGCTCTTCAATTTGCCCATCCTCTTGTTCATCCTCAGACCATCTGTCTTGACCatcttcctcctcctcttcttcaggCTCGAAGTCTTCGTAATCCTGCTTGAAACTTAGAGTAGGCTTGACTTGCGCGGAGTCTAACGTCCATTCATTCAATGCGCTTTCAGCATCAATAATGATTTGCTTGGAAGCCTCATATCCATCGTATGCAGGTCTCGTTTCACCTGGGGTGACGGGAGAATCATCCAAAAGTTCTAAGAGAGCTTTACCGTAACCAGCGATTAAGGCGATTTTCTCTGAATGTTCGATGATAGAGTCAAACTGATAGTTGAAAGCCGCTCTTAATTTAGATCTCGTGATATTAGACAATTGAGCTTCAGCAACTAGAGATTCAGCCTCTGCACGCACCAATTCCTGTTCCAAGACCTCTATCTTAGGAGATTGGGGGTCCTTGTATTTCAAGTAGGCAATCTTGTCAGTGATCTTGTCTTTACGGTCTCTAGATGGTTGTACAGAGCCTTCGATATCTCTGATCGACTTTAAAGTCAGCCTATATTGGTCATAACGGTCGATAAACTGGTCATCTAATTCACTAACTTCATAGATCAAAACACCCAATTTATCTGTAATGTCCGAAACATCGTCATCGTTTTCCAGCCCCCAAATAGACAATTGCTTAGCGGCGTCACGTCTTTCGTTCGCAGTCAATTCCATGGACCTCAaaacattcttttcaatcttAACCAATTGAGACAACTTTCTGGATAATTCCGGACCAAAGGCACCCGCGGCGCTCCTTCTGAAACTATATGCTAGACCGCCCTTCCCAAAAAATCTACCTTTGGTAGTAGatggtggtggtggtggaTTCTGTAGTTGAGAGGCGGTAGGTGCCCTGGAATTTCTTAACGAGTAAGTTCTGTGCATACTATATACTTGATGCTGATATATTCTTCACTTTTACAATACTGTCAGCCGATGGTAGTGTATAGCTATGTGTGTTATGATAGATATAAAACAAATCCTCTTTCATACCTTGAAACAATCGACGCATTGGCCCAAACGACGGAGAACAAGGAAGGATGAAGAATGAGCGTTTGTTATTTATAAAAAGACACGGGAGGGGGAATCCCGTCTTTCGTCCGTCGGAGCCAAAGAGATGAGCCAAACCAGAAAACAGGGGACGCCGCCCTTCTCCCGTCCCGTGCGTGAGGGGGGCGCGGCCATTCGGTTTTTTGCGAATTGACGGTGGGCCAAAAGCATGAAAAAGGCGGCTGCGAAAATTTGTAAGACAAGCGCAGGGCCaaagataaaataataaaattgaCGTGGCTGAACAAAGGTCTCTCCCCCACCCCCTTTCCAAAAAgggaaggaaaaaaaggtcTTTTCCTAAACCATTAATGTTTGGTGCGAAGACGCGCAGTACGTAACGTGCGTATGCGTAATTCACAGCGATAACGTCGACTTTAGATTCAGTATAGTTTGGCCCGGGTCTATTTATCGAGTGGTTCTTATGTATTTAGTTTATGTATTCTACTTCTCTGCTGTATTATGTCCCTGATTATTCTCGTAAAATACGAGCAGTTTTGGTTCAATAAGCCTGATCAGAGAGTTCTTCTGGATCTCATGTTGGTTATTGAGGCGTCCCGTCCCAGTTTGTTTTTGTGGCGAGCTTGTCGTTTTCACAGTTCTTGGTAGCTAATGCGGGCAACGGTGCGAGGAGCTTTTAAGTCGGGATTTTGTTGCATTCAGCATCAGGTCCCGGATCATTTTTTCGATGGCGTTAGGATTTGACTAATATCGAAAACGAAACATTGCTCGGCCGCAAGAACTTGGACAGCTCATTCCATCACTATCTTGTTCCTCTTGACAACGTCACAAGAATCGGATATATGTCGTTTTGGTTTGATATATACTTCGTAACCCGAGcacttctctttttctggAAAATCATGTTTATAGTATAAGCTGATATAGAAAGTCAACTTTGTTTGGctaaacataaaaaaaaaagcaaaatggAACGAATGGGGGAGCGGTTTATTCTGTTTGCTTTTCAGCCAGATCGCCTTGGTAGTATAATTTTGTCATCAGACAAGAAATACTGGTATGTATCACCATCGTTCAAAAGCCTCTGAACTATGTCAATTCATGGGATAGAAAACAAGGGTACGGGCGATAATTGATTGAAAGATGATAACGTAGTTTAAGGGTTCACAAATCATAAAGCTATCTCAACGTTGAGAAAGTATTTGGGGGCTGCAGGTCCGGAAACCAAAGCACTCCTGCTACACGTCAAAGTTTGTTGTGATGACAGTGAACGGATCCTAAGAAACCGGAGATGATGAGGAACCGATGACGAATGATGGAAACGAGCCGTCCGTTATCTCCATGCCGCGTTGCTCTTCTCTCGCGTCTTTTCACAGAGACCCTAAGCCAAGGCCACGGACGGCCCTCTCCGACGGCCCTCTTTTTCAAGGGGAGCGCCAGTAAGGGGCCAGTTCATAAAATTATGTATTGTTCCTCCTCTTTACGATGAGCACATCGTCAATCCAGAAAGGTTATTGTTGTCGTTGTTAGTGCTAATAATACGTTGAAAAAGCATAGTTCATCTGACCCTTTTGATTGTCGACTAAGCTAGCCGACATTGCCCCTGACTCTCCCTCATTGGGAAGAATTTGTAAGGATTTAGCGTGGCCTGGGCACACAATATAGTCTCTGTATCCCCTACTACTACGCTTATAAGAAGGTACTGCTTTGACCAGTGTTTCAGATCCCTCTCTTATGCTTGTTCGATCTTAATACTTTACTTGTGTCTTGTGTCAAAGAAGTCAATCTAAACATCTTCACAAATGAACATGTTCGgtaaaaaggaagaaaaacaagaaaaagtgtATTCTTTGCAAAATGGGTTCCCATACTCTCATCACCCATACGCTTCTCAATATTCAAGACCTGACGGCCCTATCTTATTGCAAGATTTCCATCTGCTGGAAAACATTGCTAGTTTCGATCGAGAAAGAGTTCCGGAGCGTGTGGTCCACGCAAAAGGTGGTGGCTGTAAATTAGAGTTCGAATTGACAGATTCATTGAGTGATATTACGTACGCCGCACCATACCAGAACGTCGGGTATAAATGTCCCGGTCTTGTTCGTTTCTCGACAGTTGGTGGTGAAAGTGGTACGCCTGATACCGCAAGAGACCCAAGAGgtgtttctttcaaattctaCACCGAGTGGGGGAATCATGACTGGGTCTTTAACAATACGCccgtcttcttcatcagagACGCCATAAAGTTTCCCGTATTTATTCACTCTCAAAAAAGAGACCCTCAGTCTCATCTAAACCAGTTCCAAGACACCACCATATATTGGGATTATCTAACAATGAACCCGGAGTCAATCCATCAAGTAACCTACATGTTTGGTGATAGAGGAACTCCTGCTTCTTGGGCCAACATGAACGCGTACTCTGGTCACTCTTTCATCATGGTAAACAAGGAAGGTAAGGATACCTATGTGCAATTCCACGTTTTGTCAGATACAGGTTTTGAAACCTTGACTGGCGACAAGGCCGCAGAACTCTCAGGTTCTCACCCAGATTATAATCAGGCAAAACTGTTTACTCAAATGCAGAATGGTGAAAAGCCAAAGTTCAATTGTTATGTACAAACAATGACCCCAGAACAAGCTACTAAGTTCAGATACTCGGTTAATGACTTGACCAAGATCTGGCCTCATAAGGAATTTCCTCTAAGGAAGTTTGGTACCATCACTTTAACCGAAAACGTTGACAACTATttccaagaaattgaacaagTGGCATTCAGTCCAACAAATACTTGTATCCCAGGTATCAAACCTTCTAACGATTCAGTTCTCCAAGCCAGACTTTTCTCTTACCCAGACACTCAACGTCATAGATTGGGGGcaaattatcaacaacTGCCTGTCAATAGACCAAGGAACCTGGGCTGCCCATACTTCAAGGGCGATTCTGAATACCCTGCCGAAAGATGCCCATTCAAAGCGGTGAACTTCCAAAGAGACGGTCCAATGAGTTACTACAACTTCGGTCCTGAACCAAATTATATTTCTAGCTTACCTAACCAAGTgttgaaattcaaaaatgaagacaATGATGGAGTATCTGATAAATTCAAGGGAGTTGTTCTTGATGAAGTGTCCGAGGTTTCTGTTAGAAagcaagaacaagaacaaatCAGAAATGAGCATACTGTCGATGCCAAAATCAACCAATATTACTATATTTATGGTATGAGTCCACTGGATTTTGAACAGCCAAGAGCTTTGTTCGAAAAAGTTTATAACGACgaacaaaagaaactatTTGTCCATAATGTTGTTTGCCATGCTTGTAAGATCAAAGATCCTAACGTTAAAAAGAGAGTTACTCAATACTTTGGTTTATTGAACGAAGATCTGGGTAGAGTCATTGCGGAAGGCTTGGAAGTTCCTTGGGAGCCTGTTGACCTTGAAGGTTACGCCAAGACCTGGTCCATTGCAAGTGCTA
The DNA window shown above is from Saccharomyces mikatae IFO 1815 strain IFO1815 genome assembly, chromosome: 6 and carries:
- the PIL1 gene encoding lipid-binding protein PIL1 (similar to Saccharomyces cerevisiae PIL1 (YGR086C); ancestral locus Anc_3.420) codes for the protein MHRTYSLRNSRAPTASQLQNPPPPPSTTKGRFFGKGGLAYSFRRSAAGAFGPELSRKLSQLVKIEKNVLRSMELTANERRDAAKQLSIWGLENDDDVSDITDKLGVLIYEVSELDDQFIDRYDQYRLTLKSIRDIEGSVQPSRDRKDKITDKIAYLKYKDPQSPKIEVLEQELVRAEAESLVAEAQLSNITRSKLRAAFNYQFDSIIEHSEKIALIAGYGKALLELLDDSPVTPGETRPAYDGYEASKQIIIDAESALNEWTLDSAQVKPTLSFKQDYEDFEPEEEEEEDGQDRWSEDEQEDGQIEEPEQEEEVVEEDEQTGHQPDESLPQQTAA
- the CTT1 gene encoding catalase T (similar to Saccharomyces cerevisiae CTT1 (YGR088W); ancestral locus Anc_3.424), whose translation is MNMFGKKEEKQEKVYSLQNGFPYSHHPYASQYSRPDGPILLQDFHLLENIASFDRERVPERVVHAKGGGCKLEFELTDSLSDITYAAPYQNVGYKCPGLVRFSTVGGESGTPDTARDPRGVSFKFYTEWGNHDWVFNNTPVFFIRDAIKFPVFIHSQKRDPQSHLNQFQDTTIYWDYLTMNPESIHQVTYMFGDRGTPASWANMNAYSGHSFIMVNKEGKDTYVQFHVLSDTGFETLTGDKAAELSGSHPDYNQAKLFTQMQNGEKPKFNCYVQTMTPEQATKFRYSVNDLTKIWPHKEFPLRKFGTITLTENVDNYFQEIEQVAFSPTNTCIPGIKPSNDSVLQARLFSYPDTQRHRLGANYQQLPVNRPRNLGCPYFKGDSEYPAERCPFKAVNFQRDGPMSYYNFGPEPNYISSLPNQVLKFKNEDNDGVSDKFKGVVLDEVSEVSVRKQEQEQIRNEHTVDAKINQYYYIYGMSPLDFEQPRALFEKVYNDEQKKLFVHNVVCHACKIKDPNVKKRVTQYFGLLNEDLGRVIAEGLEVPWEPVDLEGYAKTWSIASAN